Part of the Leptospira sp. GIMC2001 genome, GAAGGATAGATGGAAAAAGCCTCTAAGATAAATTTATCAAAGTCAGAATAGCGAAGCCAAAAGGTTCCTTTGTTCCCCCAATCTGTTCCCCAAGAATTCATCACTTGAACAGAACCACCATTACGATTGTCGTCATAGCCAACGACAGCCATGGCATGAGGACCCCAATCATCATCTTCTTCATCTGACTCTTGGTATTGCTTTACTTTCTTATAATCTTTCTTAGTTGGATGCCAATCACTTGATTCTAACTCATTGAATGTTCCACCCACATCCATAGTTATGATCACCGGTGATCCAGATGCAATGTATTGTCTAACGGAATCTATATCAGTATTGTAGTCATCACCATCAACTGTTAGGCGTTGATAGCCATCTACACGGAAAGCCTTTGCTCGATCCTTTTGACTTGAATTTGGTTTGGTTCTGCAACTATTCTCATTATAAGGAAATTCTGATAGAGGAAGAGCGCCTTCTTCTTTCAAATCTTCTAAAACGTCGGCTGGATAAGAACCGTCACATTTGGGACTTGTGTTCTGATTGAATGGGTGAGCTGGACTAAAGGCAATCGAATTGGGATTCTGTCCTGTTGCTTTTGCTTCTAAAATTGTTCGAGCAGCATATGACACAGCCCAACCGACGCAAGATCCTTGTGAACCTTGGTTCTGAGGACGTGGCGCATATTGAATGAGTGAAGCTGAACTTGGAATTTTATTTCCAAAACCTTTAGCAAGTGGTTCGTATGCCTTTGTCGCTGCATATTTTTCTGGATCAAATATTGCGCCTTTTGGATGAATTACCGTACTTTCGTTTTGGGAAGTCTCGTCATCTTCTTCGTACTCATAGTCATCACCAGGCTCGCATAATAGTGATATTGCGAGTAAGCTGACAACGATCAATGTCGGTATCATCACTTTAGGATATTTGAATAATAACGTGCCTATCACTCCAAATATTGCGAGTAACCAGAATCCTCCAGAACCAGAGTCATCAGATTTTCCTTCTTCTTTATTTTCATCTTCATCGTCATCAGTCATACGAATTGGCATAGCTTACCTTCTTTTTTAAAATATTTAATTTAGATTGATATTAATTTAGTATATGTGTAATAATTTATTCAAAAATTGCCACGATAATTGATTTTTCAATGGTTAAAAAATTATTTCCATTCGCAGGAAAGAACATCGACAGCGTTAAATGACCAAGGATTGTAAGCATGCTTTGCTGTTGCACTTTCGATTAGGTCAAAACTTTCAAGTCCCTCCTTCATTCTCGGGAAAACCAAGGAGAAAGGCGTCTTAACCATATCACGTCGCTTTGGACATAGATCTACACCTACAGTGCTAATCAAATCGTAACGATTGCCAGCATTGTCTTGGAAGATCATATCTTCTTTGAGAACGCATACTTTTTTCTTCTCGGTTAGGTGAAGTGTAAGTTTAGTTTCGGTCGGTGTGAAACAAATTTTATCTAGTACAACTATGCCTTTGAATATTTGATTTACATTACAGCATCCATTAGAAGGGAGCATATTGCGTTCCTTTTTCAGTTCTTCAGGTTCAGTTTTCTCAGTTGCGTTTTTCTCATCTAAGTTCTCTACAACAACGCTACTTGCACAACCATTACTTAAAAGAATCAGAATAATCAAAAGAACAAAATTACGAATGGTTTTCATCGATGACTAAAATCTCCTCGGAATCTAGAACATTACTAATTCATTCAAAATTGACAAGCGTAATTATCAACTTGAATCAAAAACTTTTGAATTCTACTTAGTCAATAAATTTGTAAACTCAATATAAGGATTTAGTAGACTCGATTCACTCCATTTAGGGCAGCAACCCTGTATGCTTCCGCCATAGTGGGGTAATTAAATGTTGCTTCTAAGAAATATTTTATTGTGTTCGCTTTTCCTTCTTGAGACATGATCGCTTGCCCAATATGAATAATTTCTGCTGCTTGATATCCAAAACAATGTATTCCTAGCAGAGCAAAAGTTTCTCTATGGAACAGTAATTTTAACATTCCAGTATTATTACCTGTAATCTGTGCTCTTGCTAGGCTTTTAAAAAACGCATGTCCAACTTCATAGGGTACTTTTTGTTCGGTTAGCTCTCGCTCAGTCAGACCAAGTGAGCTGATTTCTGGACTCGTATAAATCCCTGTTGGAATATTCTTTGCAAGTTTCGAGTTACAGTATCCATCGCAGATAAAAGCTGCTGCAAATCTTCCTTGGTCATAGGATGCACTCGCAAGACCTGGTGCGCCAATCACGTCACCAACGGCAAAAATAGATGGAACGGATGTCTGGTAATTTTCATTGACTGGAATATTTCCACGATTGTTTACTTCAATACCAAGCTCTTCCAAACCTAGTCCATTGGAGTTACTTGTTCTGCCGTTCGCCCATAACAAGTATTGAGTCTTGAGCTTTTTGCCACTCTTGAGATGAAGAATAACGTAATCGTCTTGTGGTTCGAGTGATTCCATCTCTTCGTTATGTCGAATGATTACACCTTGTTCCCTAAGGTGATAGGCAAGGGCATCTATAATCTCATCATCAAGAAAAGACAATAATTTATCTCTATTATTGATGAGATTTATTTTGCAACCTAACCCGCGAAAGATGGAAGCATATTCGCATCCTATAACTCCAGCGCCATAGATCGTTAATGACTGCGGAGTTACAGGAAGACTGAGAACAGAATCACTATCCAAAATTCTTGGATGTTTGAAATCTACATCGGGAGGATTGTATGGTCTTGATCCAGTTGCTATGATAATATGATCTGCTTCAAATATTCGTTTAGATCCAGTTGAATCAATTTCAACGGAGACCTGGTGTGAATCCAAAATTTTAGCTCGGCCTTGAATAACACGGATTCCATTTCTATGATAATTTTGATCTCGCATCTGCACTTGACTGGAAATTACAGATTCAGCATTTTTTAGTAAATGGGGAAGATGTAAATTGATGCCTTGCATTTCTTGTCTTAGCAAAGAGTTGGCTTTGAGCTCGATCATTGTTTGAATCGGTTGCCGCATTGCTTTACTTGGTATTGTGCCCATATGCGTGCAGTTGCCTCCGACCAATTTATTCATTTCTATGATCGCAACCGATTTACCTGATTTTGAACATTTCATAGCGGCACCTTCACCGGCCGGGCCACTTCCAATTACGATCACATCAAATTTTTCTTGATTCATCCATTCCAGATTAAGATTCATTTCTGAATTGGAAAAGGAAAAAATTTCTTTTTTATCTTGATCATATGCAAAGTTTTGTTAAGAATTAGTTGAGTTCTATTTAAGGATCGATTTATGATTTTGCCAAAACCTCAACAAATTTTATTGAGCTTTCTTATTTGTATAATTCCTATATACTCAATAGAAGTTAGCCGAAACCCAAGATGGTCAATTCCTCAATCAGAGATAACCAAAGTATTCCACACTGCTATATCTCCTAATCAAGAAATTGTTGCAATTGGTGGAAAGAACGGATTCCAAGAATCCTCTCCCGTCTTGATTCAGATCCGCAATTTATATACGGGAAAACTTATGCAGTCAATTGATGGCTTGGGAACATCTCTTGTAGCCCTCAGCAATTTAAAATTTTCCAAAGATGGGAAATTTTTTTACGCTGTTTGTGGAAACAAAATCTTATTCTGGTCAACGGATAATTGGAAGTTGGTTTCAGAAATAAATGTCGAGAGGGAAGTATTAAGTGTAGATTTGAGTTCCAACAACCAACTAGTTGCTGTTGCAAATTCTGTTGGTGATGAGAAAAAATCTGTTACGAATCTGCTTATTTACAATCGAGAAACTGGA contains:
- the sthA gene encoding Si-specific NAD(P)(+) transhydrogenase yields the protein MNQEKFDVIVIGSGPAGEGAAMKCSKSGKSVAIIEMNKLVGGNCTHMGTIPSKAMRQPIQTMIELKANSLLRQEMQGINLHLPHLLKNAESVISSQVQMRDQNYHRNGIRVIQGRAKILDSHQVSVEIDSTGSKRIFEADHIIIATGSRPYNPPDVDFKHPRILDSDSVLSLPVTPQSLTIYGAGVIGCEYASIFRGLGCKINLINNRDKLLSFLDDEIIDALAYHLREQGVIIRHNEEMESLEPQDDYVILHLKSGKKLKTQYLLWANGRTSNSNGLGLEELGIEVNNRGNIPVNENYQTSVPSIFAVGDVIGAPGLASASYDQGRFAAAFICDGYCNSKLAKNIPTGIYTSPEISSLGLTERELTEQKVPYEVGHAFFKSLARAQITGNNTGMLKLLFHRETFALLGIHCFGYQAAEIIHIGQAIMSQEGKANTIKYFLEATFNYPTMAEAYRVAALNGVNRVY
- a CDS encoding C1 family peptidase, which encodes MPIRMTDDDEDENKEEGKSDDSGSGGFWLLAIFGVIGTLLFKYPKVMIPTLIVVSLLAISLLCEPGDDYEYEEDDETSQNESTVIHPKGAIFDPEKYAATKAYEPLAKGFGNKIPSSASLIQYAPRPQNQGSQGSCVGWAVSYAARTILEAKATGQNPNSIAFSPAHPFNQNTSPKCDGSYPADVLEDLKEEGALPLSEFPYNENSCRTKPNSSQKDRAKAFRVDGYQRLTVDGDDYNTDIDSVRQYIASGSPVIITMDVGGTFNELESSDWHPTKKDYKKVKQYQESDEEDDDWGPHAMAVVGYDDNRNGGSVQVMNSWGTDWGNKGTFWLRYSDFDKFILEAFSIYPSLSAVARDKRNLEFGLIENSSKDYIPLKKINDFTYRTKDPIEKGTRFKVSVKNDSPVYIYIFGKEEDGSSYVLFPYNDQHSAYCGPDGVRVFPRKQSLEADDIGKRDSIAVVFAYQSLDYQKLNKLINDTSGSDYGNKFRTALSSRLSSVGKHATNGEVIELSTMEKETRKFNVLIIEFDKK